In one window of Haladaptatus sp. QDMS2 DNA:
- the thsB gene encoding thermosome subunit beta, with translation MSEIDNRQSPVPDIDEDFFAEELFAEDRFDDDLFGSEIGRLVDEEAGGYIIASARAVADAVRSTLGPKGMDKMLISDIGTVTITNDGVTILREMRVDNPIAKVIIEVAKVQEEEAGDGTTTAVVLAGELLKRAERLLEEGVHPTRIVGGFNLAVEEALRQVDNLSEQVGPDDETLLQTLAETSMTGKNADQVKQMLSGLVVDGVRIAATETADGERVVDIRDLAVETQVGHAAAESTLVSGAVFTRDAVHDDMPYEVDDARILLLDSPITSDELESGSGSHIEVDDPSQLKAFRDSEEATLREIVTRFVDGGVNVIFCLEKIDDLARSMLAKEGILALQNVSEERLAFLETLFDIAAISDLRTVNADRLGHGCVRRDEYDELFLVEPSNAACATLLVRGSTPHLVNEFERNINDAIDVVAQVVRNGHAVPGAGAIEIEVAARIREYADGVPGREQLAVNAFADAVEFVPRTLAENAGTDPIDALISLRTAHERGNTSVGLDAASGAPFDAMEAGVIEPAYAKKHALVGAVDAANVILGIDEIMTVEDPFVTDPAEVDISADDLPDETQGLGDLER, from the coding sequence ATGAGCGAAATAGATAACCGGCAATCACCCGTCCCCGACATCGACGAGGACTTCTTCGCCGAGGAGCTCTTTGCCGAAGACCGCTTCGACGACGACCTCTTTGGTTCCGAGATTGGCCGTCTGGTCGACGAGGAGGCAGGGGGATATATTATCGCGTCCGCCCGCGCCGTTGCGGACGCCGTTCGTTCGACGCTGGGGCCCAAAGGGATGGACAAAATGTTGATCAGCGATATCGGAACCGTCACTATCACCAACGACGGGGTGACGATTTTGCGAGAAATGAGGGTCGACAATCCAATTGCGAAGGTCATCATCGAGGTTGCGAAAGTTCAGGAGGAAGAGGCTGGCGATGGCACGACTACGGCCGTGGTGCTGGCGGGTGAATTATTGAAGCGCGCCGAACGCCTGCTTGAGGAGGGGGTTCATCCCACCCGAATCGTCGGAGGGTTCAATCTTGCAGTTGAGGAGGCACTCAGACAGGTCGATAACCTCTCAGAGCAGGTGGGGCCGGATGACGAGACACTCCTCCAAACGCTTGCGGAGACGAGCATGACCGGGAAAAATGCCGATCAAGTGAAGCAAATGCTCAGCGGACTCGTCGTCGATGGAGTTCGTATCGCCGCTACCGAAACAGCAGATGGAGAGCGAGTGGTAGACATCCGAGATCTCGCAGTCGAAACCCAAGTTGGGCACGCAGCAGCCGAATCGACGCTCGTCTCCGGTGCGGTGTTCACGCGAGACGCAGTACACGACGATATGCCCTACGAGGTCGATGATGCGCGGATTTTGCTTCTCGATTCTCCGATTACGTCCGACGAACTCGAAAGCGGATCGGGATCACACATCGAAGTCGATGACCCCTCGCAGCTCAAAGCGTTTCGCGACAGTGAGGAGGCTACGCTCCGAGAGATTGTAACCCGCTTCGTCGATGGTGGGGTGAACGTCATATTCTGCTTAGAGAAAATCGACGACCTCGCGCGGTCCATGCTCGCAAAAGAAGGAATTCTGGCACTCCAGAACGTCAGCGAGGAGCGATTGGCCTTCCTGGAAACCCTCTTCGACATAGCCGCCATCTCCGACCTGCGAACAGTGAACGCAGACCGCCTTGGGCATGGATGCGTTCGTCGCGATGAATACGACGAGTTGTTCCTCGTTGAACCCTCTAATGCGGCCTGCGCAACACTCCTCGTCCGGGGATCTACTCCACACCTCGTAAATGAATTTGAGCGAAACATCAACGATGCGATCGATGTTGTCGCGCAGGTCGTCCGGAACGGTCATGCGGTACCTGGTGCCGGCGCAATCGAGATCGAAGTGGCCGCGCGGATTCGTGAGTACGCAGACGGTGTTCCGGGCCGGGAACAACTTGCCGTGAATGCCTTTGCTGACGCGGTTGAATTCGTGCCGCGAACGCTTGCGGAGAACGCTGGAACGGACCCAATTGATGCGCTCATCAGTCTTCGAACCGCCCATGAACGCGGCAACACTTCTGTAGGACTTGATGCGGCTTCTGGAGCGCCCTTCGATGCCATGGAAGCTGGCGTGATTGAACCTGCGTACGCAAAAAAACACGCCCTCGTAGGGGCTGTCGACGCAGCGAACGTAATACTCGGCATCGACGAAATAATGACCGTTGAAGATCCGTTCGTAACCGACCCAGCTGAGGTCGATATCAGCGCAGACGACCTTCCCGACGAGACGCAAGGACTCGGTGATCTCGAACGATGA
- a CDS encoding MaoC/PaaZ C-terminal domain-containing protein, protein MRAEKRYFEEVPVGETRTSYGRTITESDIHGFAGLEGHYGELHTNKAYAETTPYGRRIAHGALNVTLIQGLMASTPWNFQTYALYGFDKIRFVNPVFIGDTVHLEAEVINKEVRNEETGVITINCELTKEDGTTATVLKWLLLVHRES, encoded by the coding sequence ATGAGAGCAGAGAAACGGTATTTCGAGGAGGTACCAGTTGGAGAAACGCGTACGTCCTACGGACGAACTATCACCGAATCCGATATCCACGGCTTCGCCGGCCTTGAGGGACACTACGGTGAGTTACACACAAACAAAGCGTACGCAGAAACGACACCATATGGTCGCCGAATCGCTCACGGCGCACTAAACGTCACGTTGATTCAGGGACTCATGGCGAGTACGCCGTGGAACTTCCAAACCTACGCCCTCTATGGATTCGACAAGATTCGGTTCGTGAACCCAGTTTTCATTGGTGACACTGTCCATCTGGAGGCGGAAGTCATCAATAAAGAGGTTCGAAATGAGGAAACAGGTGTCATCACGATTAACTGTGAACTCACAAAGGAAGATGGGACGACCGCAACGGTACTTAAGTGGCTTCTCCTCGTTCACCGCGAATCCTGA
- a CDS encoding glycoside hydrolase family 105 protein — protein sequence MTQTLDDIITRVAAYTVSRDMEHESWERATAVNGLLANEIRIDEAHELVESAVETQTSAGQLAYGYGDQASFRESRSREWTKYDLSSYFPTANTASMASSVLEFYDRTGDERYLDAVRKQYEYFETVDRTRDGGISRRDGPIELFTEVLYFLCPWYVRYGLLTDNDEPVEDAVHQIKIHAKHLQDPHTGLFRHIWRETPDYYPASEYWGRGVGWATAGLIDTLGLLPEDHSERETVREILERVVDGLLVYQDDTGFWRQRVDDTKSPLELSGTAFFTYTIQRALNEGILDGAPYAAAAEKGMDACIGAVREDGAVQRVAKPPASSFAPLGITSYGQGSFLLAASCFV from the coding sequence ATGACACAAACATTAGATGATATCATAACCAGGGTTGCTGCGTACACGGTCAGCCGTGACATGGAACACGAAAGTTGGGAGCGCGCGACCGCTGTGAACGGACTTCTCGCAAATGAAATCCGAATTGATGAGGCTCACGAACTCGTGGAAAGTGCGGTAGAAACACAGACAAGCGCTGGTCAACTGGCGTACGGGTATGGCGACCAAGCCTCTTTCAGGGAGTCTCGGTCGAGAGAATGGACGAAATACGACCTATCGTCGTATTTCCCGACAGCAAACACAGCGTCGATGGCGTCGAGCGTCCTAGAGTTTTACGATCGAACCGGCGACGAACGGTACCTCGATGCGGTTCGAAAACAGTATGAGTACTTCGAAACGGTCGACCGTACGCGAGATGGTGGCATCTCCCGCCGCGATGGACCAATCGAGTTGTTCACCGAGGTTCTCTATTTCCTCTGTCCCTGGTACGTGCGGTACGGGCTGCTCACCGACAATGATGAACCCGTTGAGGATGCGGTACACCAGATCAAAATCCACGCAAAGCACCTTCAAGATCCGCATACTGGCTTGTTCCGGCATATTTGGCGTGAGACGCCCGACTACTATCCTGCGAGTGAGTACTGGGGTCGTGGGGTTGGATGGGCGACCGCTGGGCTTATTGACACACTCGGGCTGTTGCCGGAGGATCATTCCGAGCGAGAGACGGTGCGGGAGATTCTTGAGCGCGTCGTCGACGGTCTCCTGGTCTATCAAGATGACACCGGTTTCTGGCGTCAACGGGTCGACGACACGAAATCCCCGCTGGAACTGTCTGGCACAGCATTTTTCACCTACACGATTCAGCGAGCACTCAACGAGGGTATTCTCGATGGAGCACCGTATGCAGCCGCTGCTGAGAAGGGGATGGATGCGTGCATCGGCGCTGTTCGGGAAGATGGGGCAGTTCAACGGGTCGCGAAACCACCCGCGAGTTCGTTCGCGCCGCTTGGTATCACCTCGTACGGCCAAGGGAGTTTTCTCCTCGCCGCGAGTTGTTTCGTTTGA
- a CDS encoding extracellular solute-binding protein, whose translation MAATSEPADSTTSLNEGTSRKTDSGLKRRSVLSAVATGLAAGLAGCTGGGGGGTTASNDGKEFSGVTINAADIGYIGLGPIAKDAINKWASQFEQEKGASVKFNFPESETLLTSIQSGDIPHFWTGHPGFQGQLLSSGIVQGYENEFQDKFPNFLDGGLMDVNQSQIEYIYSQWDDVYNLIMTSKPYAPFAVRMDHMESAGLSADDMPTSYEELIDVATQLRDANDQSLGWQCYAGGCDLLDVYGTQWLAANGGNEGKDGYNWGDDWSAINWRNDTWTEWIGKNVALFQDHNLGAENTPSICDEPALPMILGGELSIIQMTSANHKLFMEQAPGLLEDGTIQYAEPWGGSNNIKAHFLNDGANFATKPQGKDQATWDKSIEASYAMVNYAINETQILSHDFPAGLAYHPSWKEHFNAMPEDDFTTAGNWLEVTQNMVRNSDVAYGYEAHPLEGIAPGIIGPALQEAWKGEGSVEDGLDKAATEMENHLKQSNEPWKNN comes from the coding sequence ATGGCAGCAACTAGTGAACCCGCAGACTCTACTACGAGTCTCAACGAGGGCACCTCACGAAAGACAGACAGTGGATTAAAACGCCGGTCCGTACTATCGGCGGTTGCGACGGGCTTAGCAGCTGGATTGGCCGGCTGTACTGGCGGCGGCGGTGGCGGAACGACTGCGTCTAACGATGGCAAGGAGTTTTCGGGTGTTACGATCAACGCGGCCGATATCGGCTACATCGGTCTGGGGCCGATAGCGAAGGACGCGATCAATAAGTGGGCCTCCCAGTTCGAGCAGGAGAAGGGGGCGTCGGTGAAATTCAACTTCCCGGAAAGCGAGACCTTGCTTACGTCCATTCAGTCAGGGGACATTCCGCATTTTTGGACGGGACACCCTGGCTTCCAAGGCCAGCTCCTCTCATCGGGCATTGTGCAAGGATACGAAAATGAGTTCCAGGATAAATTCCCTAATTTCCTTGATGGCGGACTCATGGATGTCAATCAAAGCCAGATTGAGTATATTTATTCTCAATGGGATGACGTCTACAATCTCATCATGACTTCAAAACCGTATGCTCCCTTTGCCGTGCGGATGGATCATATGGAAAGCGCTGGGTTGTCGGCGGATGACATGCCGACAAGCTATGAAGAGTTAATCGACGTTGCAACGCAACTTCGCGACGCAAACGATCAGAGTCTTGGGTGGCAATGTTACGCTGGTGGTTGTGACCTGCTCGACGTCTACGGGACACAGTGGCTGGCGGCCAACGGTGGAAACGAGGGCAAGGATGGATATAACTGGGGTGACGATTGGTCCGCAATCAACTGGCGGAATGATACGTGGACGGAATGGATCGGGAAGAACGTTGCTCTCTTCCAGGATCACAATCTCGGCGCCGAAAACACCCCGTCGATATGTGACGAACCAGCCCTTCCAATGATTCTCGGTGGTGAACTGAGCATTATTCAGATGACCTCCGCTAATCACAAGCTCTTCATGGAGCAGGCGCCCGGTCTCCTGGAAGATGGGACGATACAGTACGCCGAACCCTGGGGCGGGTCGAACAACATCAAAGCGCACTTCCTCAACGACGGAGCGAACTTTGCGACCAAGCCACAGGGGAAAGATCAGGCGACGTGGGACAAGTCTATCGAGGCGTCGTACGCGATGGTTAACTATGCGATTAACGAAACGCAGATTCTCAGTCACGACTTCCCGGCTGGACTCGCGTATCACCCCTCGTGGAAGGAACACTTCAACGCCATGCCCGAAGATGACTTCACTACGGCAGGCAACTGGCTTGAAGTCACGCAAAACATGGTTCGGAATTCCGACGTTGCGTATGGATACGAAGCACATCCGCTTGAGGGCATTGCACCAGGAATTATTGGCCCTGCGCTCCAAGAAGCTTGGAAGGGTGAAGGTTCTGTAGAGGACGGGCTTGACAAGGCTGCGACGGAGATGGAGAACCACCTGAAACAGTCCAACGAACCGTGGAAGAACAACTAA
- a CDS encoding carbohydrate ABC transporter permease: MSETTKHLSAGETGNLSRLARARETYKENKFAYLMVLPTVLYLLLLVWFPWMQGLVMSFFNWPLFGPKTFIGLDNYTYLISWEVFRQSLVATLIYGTQTIGHLLLGTIMALIVWKQKRFVGVVSIIFLIPYVIPPLVTGTLFSYLLNPNVGPFFELMTEWGILAKPVYWLSDDFSAIAVVTLVGVWTWAPLVFLLVISALEGIPKQYYEVAEVFGANVWERFRYITFPQIKTTLLIALIIRIIWNLGKVSQPFVMTRGGPGYSTSMLGVLIYRLAWIQTDFGLAFATGVILSVISLVFISLFVYKFEQEEGEVSIA, encoded by the coding sequence ATGTCTGAAACAACAAAACACCTCAGCGCAGGTGAGACAGGGAACCTCTCACGTCTTGCCCGTGCGCGGGAAACGTATAAGGAGAATAAATTCGCATATCTCATGGTACTCCCGACAGTGTTGTACCTCTTGCTACTAGTCTGGTTCCCCTGGATGCAAGGACTTGTAATGAGCTTCTTCAATTGGCCGCTCTTCGGCCCCAAAACGTTCATTGGACTCGATAACTACACATACCTTATCTCGTGGGAGGTGTTTCGTCAATCGCTTGTCGCTACCCTCATCTATGGGACCCAAACAATTGGCCACCTCTTACTGGGGACGATAATGGCGCTTATCGTCTGGAAGCAGAAACGATTCGTCGGCGTTGTCAGTATCATCTTCCTCATCCCGTACGTGATTCCACCACTGGTAACGGGGACCTTGTTCAGTTACTTGCTCAACCCAAACGTTGGTCCGTTCTTCGAACTGATGACGGAATGGGGTATCCTCGCAAAACCAGTGTATTGGCTCTCTGATGACTTCTCTGCAATCGCCGTCGTAACTCTGGTTGGAGTATGGACTTGGGCACCGTTAGTCTTCCTGCTAGTCATCTCAGCGTTAGAAGGGATCCCAAAGCAGTACTACGAAGTTGCGGAGGTCTTCGGTGCAAACGTCTGGGAACGATTCCGCTACATCACGTTCCCCCAAATCAAAACGACACTCCTGATTGCACTCATCATTCGTATCATCTGGAACCTCGGAAAAGTTTCTCAACCGTTCGTGATGACGAGAGGTGGTCCCGGCTATTCCACGTCGATGCTTGGCGTGCTAATCTATCGCTTGGCCTGGATACAGACTGACTTCGGGTTGGCGTTCGCCACCGGAGTCATCCTTAGTGTAATCTCTCTCGTCTTCATCTCTCTGTTCGTCTATAAGTTCGAACAAGAAGAAGGGGAGGTTTCGATAGCATGA
- a CDS encoding carbohydrate ABC transporter permease translates to MSTRTRILSDSNITFMDVIRWAITVIVSVIVFLPVLYAFSVSLRPRSEVFGPVHLIPYEPTIEPYLSFFADSSTYLVNSLLVATGVSMLILLIAIPGAYAFGRLEFKGRKGLFYAIVMIVLVPEVMLIVPVAQIVRWLHLFDTIAGLWLALLIGGMPIAIWILRDNFMRLPPNAEEAAMVYGCTQFSAFRKVVLPLATPAIITVAFLSFLSAWTEFLFTNMLSTPGGGWTAIVVLFSLMNPDHSPNWPLLMAASFIVSLPPIVFYGLIRRTLQEALNF, encoded by the coding sequence ATGAGCACTCGAACTCGGATCCTCTCTGATTCGAATATCACCTTCATGGACGTGATTCGGTGGGCGATCACTGTCATTGTGAGTGTCATCGTTTTCCTCCCCGTTCTCTACGCCTTCTCAGTCTCACTTCGACCGCGAAGCGAAGTCTTCGGACCGGTTCATCTCATCCCTTACGAACCCACCATCGAGCCGTATCTCTCATTCTTCGCCGATTCCAGTACATATCTCGTCAACAGTTTACTGGTCGCGACGGGTGTGAGTATGCTGATCCTCCTGATCGCGATTCCGGGGGCGTATGCGTTCGGCCGGCTTGAGTTCAAGGGTCGAAAAGGTTTGTTCTATGCTATCGTGATGATCGTGCTGGTCCCGGAGGTCATGCTCATCGTCCCGGTCGCACAGATCGTTAGATGGCTCCATCTATTCGACACGATTGCGGGTCTCTGGCTCGCGTTACTTATCGGTGGCATGCCGATCGCCATCTGGATTCTGCGGGACAACTTCATGCGGCTGCCACCAAATGCAGAGGAAGCGGCGATGGTGTACGGTTGCACACAGTTCTCTGCGTTCCGAAAGGTGGTACTGCCCCTCGCAACACCCGCGATTATCACGGTCGCGTTCTTGTCGTTCCTCAGCGCGTGGACAGAATTCCTGTTTACGAATATGCTGAGTACACCCGGAGGTGGCTGGACAGCTATCGTGGTTCTGTTCAGTCTCATGAACCCCGACCACTCACCCAACTGGCCGCTCTTGATGGCTGCGTCGTTCATCGTCTCGCTTCCGCCGATTGTCTTCTACGGACTCATTCGGCGAACGCTACAAGAGGCGTTGAACTTCTGA